In the Diabrotica undecimpunctata isolate CICGRU unplaced genomic scaffold, icDiaUnde3 ctg00002757.1, whole genome shotgun sequence genome, GGCAGTATTcagaagaaaataaatttttctctATTTTAAATACCAGTTTAAGTGGGTTTGTAAGATGGGACGCAGAGTATTTTATGCATATTGCTAAATATGGTTACACATTTGAAAACACTTTGGCATTTTTTCCAATATATCCATATATTATCAGAAGTGTTTCATGGATATGTAGACCTCTTTTTTATGGTGCCAGTATCGATACAgttttgttaatagtttttatTACACTAAATGTTGTTTTCTTGGTATTGTCTGTTAAAGTACTGTACAAACTTACttgtttattttttgatgaaaacATAGCTGGAAGAACagctattttatttatatttaatccaGCATCTATATTTTTTACTGCACCTTATACAGaatgtttattttgttacttAACTTTTGAGTCTATTTATAGATGTACCTTATTATCAAGAAAGTTTTCAAAACCAAATGCTGTAATTAAATGGGGTGATGCTAATGTATTACTCTACATTAGTTTAAGTACTGGTGTCAGATCAAACGGATTGTTAAATATAGGGTTTTTGATATATACTactttatgtatattttttacttaCTTTCCAAAAGACAAGACtgatataattaaacatattttcaaatatatcCTTATATTATCTATTTCATGTATTGTATGTATGTTGCCATTTATTTGTTTTCAAGTATTCAGCTACAAACAATTCTGTACAGATTTTAATACTGACCTTCCCAAAGAGATAATGATATATGCTTCTAAAAATGAATTTGTACTACCAGGACAATTTAGTAAATACAGACAAGTGTGGTGTTTTTCACAAATCCCTTTAGCATATTCATATGTACAAGATCATTATTGGAATGTGGGGTTTTTAAGATAttatgaaattaaacaaattccaaaTTTCTTGTTAGCATTCCCTTGTTTATATATTACAATTAGGAATTGCCTGTttcatttaaaacaaaatatgaatcattataaaaatctttttaatttgaaattcatTTCTGGGAAGACACCAAATACCAAAGAtcagttttttaaatttggtcTGACTGTCTTTGTAGTACATGCTTTGATTTTGGCAGTATTCTGTACATTTTGTATTCATATACAGGTATCAACTAGAATGATATGTTCAGCAACTCCACTTTTTTACTGGTACTGTGCATATTATTGGATAAATGGCAAAGACAAGATCATAAAGTTGTATTTTGATAGTTATTTCTTCATAGGCACTGTGATGTTTTGTAATTTTCTACCTTGGacctaaaaaataaattatataaacatttattttactgTGTTTTATAACCTTACTCTAATAGgatttatttattatctttagtttgtatatatatatatatatatatatatatatatataatatatatatatatatttgacttTTTTAATAGCAACAGTATACTGCCTTATTAAAAAAGAACCCTGTATCTCCACTATagcgagttttgagaaaaacgcgattaaagatttttgtttaatcccttgtgtttttggtacaataataacaaaaaatcatTTAGAGGAGAGTGTGTAGCATCGTagttaacttttttaaaaaaaaaattacaaaattaccatatggacattagttatgtgacatacgggctaacaaagcaaagaattatgtcaagtttacttagctaaaaccGCATATTATCcagtaattattataaaatttatataactgcctcgaaaggcaaaacatttaaatattttaataatatttttttataaacatttgttgaataaaacataagtatttacgaaaaacatttatttaaaaatacaaaatgaaaattattattaatcagaagttggcaattcttcccaaaattgatggtggttcgccggtataatttgacctaagttttttaatatttgttcttttctcttcttaGCAATCCCAGAAGGTTTCGTCACAGGTGTGGGGTCCTTTATCCCAGATTTTAACAATCTGGCCTGCAAAAAGTCTATCTTTATCAACTCCTCGCTATCGTCAATCTTAACGTGTAAAATTTTGCTCTCTCTCTTcacaattactttaacaatttgtgATAAGGTAAATACATGactcttttttttctttaattttgacaatgatgataagtctttccagataagaaaatcggaaacccccatttctttcaccaccacaCGATTCAAATTACACGTTTTAACGGCCTCGACGAAATCATGATAATCATAAACTTTCTTCTTTATCTTTAACAATAGTTCCACTTGGTGGTGGAAACTATTAGCGATGTTGCTCTATTCCTTAGAAAAAACCTCGCATATCGTTTTATCCTACGTTAAAAACCCGTATCTGCTGAGCATATACCAGGTTCTTACTACGAAGCGTTAAATGCCAGGTTTATACTAAGCATAATAGTCATTTTTGGCGTTTACGGGGAaactattttctttcataaaatatttagaaatgtaaaatacgggtttttctctatgtggatatgttatataaatcataatgattcatatggtgcaaatatcccaatttttcaaattttggagatacggggttctttcttagtAGGGCAGTATATATCCATGGGTTTTACTTAAAATCTCAACATTAACCTTCTGTAGCAGACTGTAACTAGTtccgaagctatatttataatctcacaaaaaatgctacgattcatcaaataagtgtattgccctctgcatagaacaaaacctttgacttttgaaagctagcaatataatttgaaccgaggAAATGATTGCAGGCATTTCCTCAATAAAATATTTGGCAATAGTTTGCAGGAAGTTGAATAAATTGTAATTAAGCAACTAATCGATGTTTCACAATAATTCTTggtaaaaattatacaaattcaCGAATCTAacattaatgtgagattacaaattaatggactaatttgtgatcGAACAATTAGTGCCTTTTTTTTGAGATGTTAACTTAGGCGCCTTCTAAAAAAACGGGCTTCATGGgaactaaaaacattttttttttgttttattcaaagataagatactattaaaaaataaatttattttcgtaTCTAATAAAGGAGctgagaattttttttaataagcattttttttagCCTTCTAATCTGTACTAGTACCTTAAAACATCAAACAATTATACACCAAAAAGGTACTCCtgataaaactcgatactgtgtattGTTTTCggtatattttgatttgaaaattttgaagtaataactgatgctggtataaagatcataagaaaattaaaataaagactaaGAACATAGAATAAAATTCAATTAGAGTAAGTATCCAAAATGTCCGTTTTCACGAATATACTAAGTCTATCCTTTTGTCGAAAGAATCCATTAATCTTTTAAACGGTTGGGGATCAGCTATGATCTCGTTAAAGTGACATTGAATTCTGTCTTACAATTCTTGACGTGAATATagctctgtagcatagacttttctTTAACATACGATCCAACTATGTAGTCCAAAGGATTAAAATCGAATAACTCAGGAGGCCAATGAATCATAGCTTCTATACCTCTACCAAATCCATCGATTAGGAAAATGGATATTCAACCAATTATGACAACTTCTATCAAAGTGCgctggagctccatcgtgcataaaaaaataaatatctacgctcgtttagcgttaaatcttctaatatctcgattAAGTGATTGTTAAAAAAATCAAGGtaggataaaatgaaatagctaaactttgaaattaaatgaattttcTAACAAAACATATTTATCCTATTACAGTAACGTTTAAAATCATTACGtcgaaatataaattaaaataagtcaATAAATTTTGTGTTAT is a window encoding:
- the LOC140432074 gene encoding GPI mannosyltransferase 2-like; this translates as MHIAKYGYTFENTLAFFPIYPYIIRSVSWICRPLFYGASIDTVLLIVFITLNVVFLVLSVKVLYKLTCLFFDENIAGRTAILFIFNPASIFFTAPYTECLFCYLTFESIYRCTLLSRKFSKPNAVIKWGDANVLLYISLSTGVRSNGLLNIGFLIYTTLCIFFTYFPKDKTDIIKHIFKYILILSISCIVCMLPFICFQVFSYKQFCTDFNTDLPKEIMIYASKNEFVLPGQFSKYRQVWCFSQIPLAYSYVQDHYWNVGFLRYYEIKQIPNFLLAFPCLYITIRNCLFHLKQNMNHYKNLFNLKFISGKTPNTKDQFFKFGLTVFVVHALILAVFCTFCIHIQVSTRMICSATPLFYWYCAYYWINGKDKIIKLYFDSYFFIGTVMFCNFLPWT